One window from the genome of Candidatus Zixiibacteriota bacterium encodes:
- the uvrC gene encoding excinuclease ABC subunit UvrC has protein sequence MAPHIAELDLKLRNLPSSPGVYLFRDRRGRILYIGKAKILRNRVRSYFQRGNGHEERIARMVAQVADLEVIVTDSEVEALIFEANLVREHKPHYNVNLKDDKHFPYIKITTNEPFPRVLIVRRIEKDGATYFGPYTSAKGMRRTVAFLTQLFKIRSCSYVIPPPEGKTLRVCLDYHIKRCGGPCEGLVDQANYRRGVEAVIMVLRGKSRSLTEQLTARMHEASAAERFEEAAEARDQIEAIESVMIKQKVDVGEPVDRDIVAVAREGGDAVGVVMQIREGVLIGRQDFQLTAGADRDDQAVLATFLMHYYNHQPNLPDEVHLPFAMEDLDLFAEWLRRQKGAKVKVQAPQIGEKSKLVELTATNARLLLDELLIQKRQVADRTSRMVTGLKDALKLAVSPREIVCFDISNTGETDAVGSAVYFSNGKPYKSEYRHFRIKGVKGQDDFKMMREVVGRYFHRRTEEQKRMPDLVVVDGGKGQLSAARKELQRAGLAAQPVIGLAKRLEEIYVPGAADPIVIPRSSPALLLLKHVRDEAHRFAVEYNRNVRTKRTIKSVLGEIRGIGPARQQALLREFGSVEQIRQQTAERLAEVKGITRALAERVLEALREKSGEGGE, from the coding sequence ATGGCACCGCACATTGCCGAACTTGACCTGAAACTCAGGAACCTGCCGTCCTCGCCGGGGGTCTACCTGTTTCGCGACCGCCGGGGGCGAATCCTGTACATCGGGAAAGCCAAGATTCTGCGCAACCGCGTGCGGTCGTATTTTCAGCGGGGAAACGGCCACGAGGAGCGGATCGCGCGGATGGTGGCGCAGGTGGCCGATCTCGAGGTCATTGTCACCGACAGCGAGGTCGAGGCGCTCATTTTCGAGGCCAACCTGGTGCGCGAGCACAAACCCCACTACAACGTCAACCTGAAAGACGACAAACATTTTCCGTACATCAAGATCACGACCAACGAACCCTTCCCGCGCGTCCTGATCGTGCGGCGCATCGAGAAAGACGGGGCCACCTATTTCGGCCCGTACACGAGCGCGAAGGGGATGCGGCGCACAGTGGCGTTTCTCACGCAGTTGTTCAAGATCCGCTCCTGCAGTTATGTGATTCCGCCGCCCGAGGGAAAGACGCTGCGGGTGTGTCTGGACTACCATATCAAACGGTGCGGCGGACCATGCGAGGGACTGGTGGACCAGGCGAACTACCGGCGCGGGGTTGAGGCGGTCATCATGGTGCTGCGGGGGAAATCGCGCTCCCTGACCGAGCAGCTCACCGCGCGCATGCACGAGGCCTCGGCCGCGGAGCGGTTCGAGGAAGCGGCCGAGGCGCGCGACCAGATCGAGGCGATCGAGTCGGTCATGATCAAGCAGAAGGTCGATGTGGGGGAGCCGGTCGACCGGGACATCGTGGCCGTGGCGCGCGAGGGAGGCGATGCGGTCGGCGTCGTCATGCAGATTCGCGAGGGGGTGCTGATCGGGCGGCAGGATTTCCAGTTGACGGCGGGGGCGGATCGCGACGACCAGGCGGTGCTGGCAACGTTCCTCATGCACTACTACAACCACCAGCCCAACCTTCCCGACGAAGTGCACCTCCCGTTCGCCATGGAGGATCTCGACCTGTTCGCGGAGTGGCTGCGGAGGCAGAAGGGGGCGAAGGTCAAAGTGCAGGCGCCGCAGATCGGGGAGAAGTCGAAGCTGGTCGAGCTCACCGCGACAAACGCGCGGCTGCTGCTCGATGAACTCCTGATCCAGAAGCGGCAGGTGGCGGACCGCACGAGCAGGATGGTGACCGGCCTGAAAGACGCGCTGAAACTCGCCGTCTCGCCCCGGGAGATCGTCTGTTTCGACATCTCGAACACGGGCGAGACGGACGCGGTCGGGTCGGCGGTGTACTTCTCCAACGGCAAGCCATACAAGAGCGAGTACCGCCATTTCAGGATCAAGGGGGTGAAGGGGCAGGATGATTTCAAGATGATGCGCGAGGTGGTGGGGCGGTATTTTCACCGGCGCACTGAAGAGCAGAAGCGCATGCCGGACCTGGTTGTGGTCGACGGCGGGAAGGGGCAATTGTCGGCGGCGCGGAAGGAGCTGCAGAGAGCGGGGCTGGCGGCGCAGCCGGTGATCGGGCTGGCCAAGCGGCTCGAAGAAATATACGTCCCGGGAGCGGCCGACCCGATCGTGATCCCGCGCAGTTCTCCGGCCCTGCTGCTGCTCAAACACGTGCGCGACGAGGCGCATCGGTTCGCGGTCGAGTACAATCGGAATGTCCGGACGAAGCGGACGATCAAGTCGGTGCTGGGGGAGATCAGGGGGATCGGCCCGGCCCGGCAGCAGGCGCTGCTGAGGGAATTTGGGTCGGTCGAGCAAATCCGGCAGCAGACAGCGGAGCGGCTGGCGGAGGTGAAGGGGATAACGCGGGCGCTGGCGGAGCGGGTGCTAGAGGCGCTGCGGGAGAAAAGCGGCGAGGGCGGGGAGTAA
- the nusG gene encoding transcription termination/antitermination factor NusG — protein MAMAWYVVHTYSGHEAKAKRYLESAIANAGLGAKFGEILVPTEEVTEMRQGKRSTSTRKFLPSYILVQMDLDKVTQELVVATPGITNFVGSGGKPRPLREKEVERIVGQINRSRTEEVADIPFQAGDAVKVSDGPFADFSGTVSEVNLERRKVKVMVSIFGRPTPVELDFLQVELLKK, from the coding sequence ATGGCGATGGCGTGGTATGTCGTACACACGTACTCGGGTCATGAGGCGAAGGCCAAGCGGTACCTCGAGTCGGCCATAGCGAATGCCGGACTGGGGGCGAAGTTCGGGGAGATCCTGGTACCGACGGAAGAGGTGACGGAGATGCGGCAGGGGAAGCGCTCGACGAGCACGCGCAAGTTTCTCCCGAGCTACATCCTGGTGCAGATGGATCTGGACAAGGTGACCCAGGAGCTGGTGGTTGCGACGCCGGGCATCACCAATTTCGTCGGCAGCGGCGGCAAGCCCCGGCCGCTGCGGGAGAAGGAAGTCGAGCGGATCGTGGGGCAGATCAACCGGAGCCGGACCGAGGAGGTGGCCGACATCCCGTTCCAGGCGGGGGATGCGGTCAAGGTGAGCGACGGGCCGTTTGCCGATTTTTCGGGGACGGTGAGCGAGGTGAACCTGGAGCGGCGGAAGGTGAAGGTGATGGTGTCGATCTTCGGGCGCCCGACGCCGGTGGAGCTGGATTTTCTCCAGGTGGAGTTGCTGAAGAAATAA
- the xseB gene encoding exodeoxyribonuclease VII small subunit, translating to MTNKKKPKDFESALERLEAITEQLEAGESSLEESIRLYTEGLEIARFCDRKLGEAEKRIKMIQESDGAAVEVETEADAADDDGEEDDEDEEGGDGTGWPSGR from the coding sequence ATGACGAACAAGAAGAAGCCTAAAGATTTCGAGAGCGCCCTGGAACGGCTCGAGGCGATCACCGAGCAGTTGGAGGCGGGAGAATCGTCGCTCGAAGAGTCGATCCGCCTGTACACCGAGGGGTTGGAGATCGCCCGGTTCTGCGACCGCAAACTCGGCGAGGCGGAAAAACGGATAAAGATGATCCAGGAATCCGACGGGGCGGCGGTCGAGGTGGAAACGGAAGCCGACGCGGCCGACGACGACGGGGAGGAGGACGACGAGGACGAGGAGGGGGGAGACGGGACGGGATGGCCATCGGGACGGTGA
- the secE gene encoding preprotein translocase subunit SecE translates to MEKVAKFLKEVNAELHKVTWPTKDELIGSTIVVIVVSIIVAVFIGVVDRVLTVLVQAIFGGGA, encoded by the coding sequence TTGGAAAAAGTAGCCAAGTTTCTCAAAGAGGTCAACGCCGAACTCCACAAGGTGACCTGGCCGACGAAGGATGAGTTGATCGGATCGACGATCGTGGTGATTGTCGTCTCGATCATCGTAGCGGTGTTCATCGGGGTGGTGGACCGCGTGCTCACCGTCCTGGTCCAGGCGATCTTCGGCGGGGGAGCGTGA
- the tuf gene encoding elongation factor Tu translates to MAKQKFERTKPHVNVGTIGHVDHGKTTLTAAMTMVLSRVTGTQVRSFDSIDNAPEERERGITIATAHVEYESARRHYAHVDCPGHADYVKNMITGAAQMDGAILVVSAADGPMPQTREHILLARQVGVPYIVVYLNKVDQVDDPELLDLVELEVRDLLSQYEFPGDDVPVIRGSALQAMTVGSDLSKPLDSAEFKSIMELMEALDTYIPEPKRDKEMPFLMPIEDIFSITGRGTVATGRIERGVVKQGEEVEIVGIRETRKTVVTGVEMFRKLLDSGQAGDNVGLLLRGVDKEEVERGMVLAKPGSITPHKKFKAEVYVLTKEEGGRHTPFFSGYRPQFYFRTTDVTGVATLPENVEMVMPGDNVQMTVELITPIAMEKELRFAIREGGRTVGAGVVAEIVE, encoded by the coding sequence ATGGCGAAGCAGAAGTTTGAGCGGACGAAGCCGCACGTGAACGTGGGGACGATTGGTCACGTGGACCATGGGAAGACGACGTTGACGGCGGCGATGACGATGGTGTTGTCGCGGGTGACGGGGACGCAGGTGCGTTCGTTTGACAGCATTGACAATGCGCCGGAGGAGCGGGAGCGGGGGATCACGATAGCGACGGCGCACGTGGAGTACGAGAGCGCGAGGCGTCACTACGCGCACGTGGACTGTCCGGGTCACGCGGACTACGTGAAGAACATGATCACGGGTGCGGCGCAGATGGACGGGGCGATATTGGTGGTGAGTGCGGCGGACGGGCCGATGCCGCAGACGCGGGAGCACATTTTGCTGGCGCGCCAGGTGGGGGTTCCGTACATCGTGGTGTACCTGAACAAGGTGGACCAGGTGGACGATCCGGAGTTGCTGGACCTGGTGGAGTTGGAGGTTCGGGATCTTCTGAGCCAGTATGAATTTCCCGGGGATGACGTGCCGGTGATCCGGGGGAGTGCGTTGCAGGCGATGACGGTGGGATCGGATTTGAGCAAGCCGCTGGACAGTGCGGAGTTCAAGTCGATAATGGAGTTGATGGAGGCGCTGGACACGTACATTCCGGAGCCGAAGCGGGACAAGGAGATGCCGTTCCTGATGCCGATCGAGGACATTTTTTCGATTACGGGTCGGGGGACGGTGGCGACGGGGAGGATCGAGCGGGGGGTGGTGAAGCAGGGGGAGGAGGTGGAGATTGTGGGGATTCGGGAGACGCGCAAGACGGTGGTGACGGGGGTGGAGATGTTTCGGAAGTTGTTGGATTCGGGTCAGGCGGGGGACAACGTGGGGTTGTTGTTGCGGGGGGTGGACAAGGAGGAGGTGGAGCGGGGGATGGTGTTGGCGAAACCGGGATCGATCACGCCGCACAAGAAGTTCAAAGCGGAGGTGTACGTGTTGACGAAGGAGGAGGGGGGTCGTCACACGCCGTTTTTCAGCGGGTATCGGCCGCAGTTTTATTTTCGGACGACGGACGTGACGGGGGTGGCGACGTTGCCGGAGAATGTGGAGATGGTGATGCCGGGGGACAACGTGCAGATGACGGTGGAGTTGATCACGCCGATCGCGATGGAGAAGGAGCTTCGGTTCGCGATTCGGGAGGGTGGTCGGACGGTGGGCGCCGGCGTCGTCGCCGAAATTGTCGAGTAA
- the rpmG gene encoding 50S ribosomal protein L33, with amino-acid sequence MPRDQIILACEVCKRRNYTTTKNKRLHPERVEFSKFCPFCNKHTSHKETR; translated from the coding sequence ATGCCGAGAGATCAGATCATATTGGCGTGCGAAGTGTGCAAACGCCGGAACTACACGACGACCAAGAACAAGCGTCTGCACCCGGAGCGGGTGGAGTTCAGCAAGTTCTGCCCGTTCTGCAACAAGCACACATCGCACAAAGAGACGCGCTAG
- a CDS encoding polyprenyl synthetase family protein: MAIGTVSIGAYLREQSAVVEALLDQYLPPASAPPQRLHEAMRYSVLAPGKRLRPILARLSFEYCGGDASGTDKPIHCAMAALEMVHTYSLIHDDLPCMDDDVLRRGMPTCHVKFGEATAVLAGDALHDVAFELLARTGEIQTVAELAEALGTAGMIGGQMADVEAEGRPVGRGDVMRIHTRKTGALIRCAARLGGILAGAGEPTMARLTRYGENVGLAFQIIDDILDVEGDRELLGKNVGSDSKKLKATYPGAVGLEAAHRDAAALVHEAAALFAAESDSRLSELALYIGQRNR; this comes from the coding sequence ATGGCCATCGGGACGGTGAGTATCGGCGCCTATCTCCGCGAGCAGAGCGCGGTGGTCGAGGCCCTTCTCGACCAGTACCTTCCGCCGGCGAGCGCCCCGCCGCAGCGGCTGCACGAAGCGATGCGGTACTCGGTGCTGGCGCCCGGCAAACGGCTCCGGCCGATTCTCGCCCGGCTCAGTTTCGAATACTGCGGAGGGGACGCCTCCGGGACCGATAAACCGATTCACTGCGCCATGGCGGCGCTCGAAATGGTGCACACCTACTCGCTCATTCACGACGATCTGCCGTGCATGGACGACGACGTCCTGCGGCGGGGGATGCCGACCTGCCACGTCAAATTCGGCGAGGCCACGGCGGTCCTGGCCGGGGACGCGCTGCACGACGTGGCGTTCGAGCTGCTGGCGCGGACGGGGGAAATCCAAACGGTGGCGGAGCTGGCCGAGGCGCTCGGGACGGCCGGGATGATCGGCGGGCAGATGGCGGATGTGGAGGCGGAGGGACGGCCGGTCGGCCGGGGGGACGTCATGAGGATCCACACCCGCAAGACCGGGGCGCTCATCCGGTGCGCGGCCCGGCTGGGAGGAATTCTCGCCGGAGCCGGCGAGCCGACGATGGCGCGGCTCACGCGCTACGGCGAAAACGTGGGGCTGGCTTTCCAGATTATCGACGACATCCTCGACGTCGAGGGGGACCGGGAATTGCTGGGAAAGAACGTCGGATCCGACAGTAAAAAGCTTAAGGCGACCTACCCCGGCGCGGTCGGTCTGGAGGCGGCGCACCGGGACGCCGCGGCGCTCGTGCACGAGGCGGCGGCCCTGTTTGCCGCCGAAAGCGACAGCCGGCTGAGCGAACTGGCCCTCTATATCGGTCAACGGAACCGGTGA
- the xseA gene encoding exodeoxyribonuclease VII large subunit — protein sequence MQQPKAYTVTAITRMIKNVLEESFQGIWVEGEISNYIHHTSGHRYFSLKDDNAVLKGVMWRSLGNGLKFEPKNGQKVLAFGDIAVYEKGGQYQLNCRKIVPVGIGPLELAYRQLYEKLSAEGLFAAERKQPLPRFAQKIGIVTSPTGAAIRDIVQIARRRNRSVELILYPAQVQGEGAEATIAAGIRYFNTRADIDVLIVGRGGGSLEDLWPFNTETTVRAIAGSRIPVISAVGHEIDFTLADYAADMRAPTPSAAAELAVWPAEEMRRLVRQLVVRQATLLGGQVREARRRLAGSLSRPVLARPMEMVFHRQQRLDHAAERLATAGKNSFEKYRNRLSLVVTRMDALSPLAILARGYSVTRRLPGQTIVRSAGETAPGDRLETLVVDGEIISVVQECRRKQDDEQEEA from the coding sequence ATGCAGCAGCCCAAGGCGTACACGGTCACGGCGATCACCCGGATGATCAAGAATGTCCTCGAAGAATCCTTCCAGGGGATCTGGGTGGAAGGCGAGATCTCCAACTACATCCACCACACGTCGGGCCACCGGTATTTCAGCCTCAAGGACGACAATGCCGTCCTCAAGGGGGTGATGTGGCGGTCGCTGGGGAACGGGCTGAAATTCGAGCCGAAAAACGGGCAGAAAGTTCTCGCGTTCGGGGATATCGCGGTCTATGAAAAAGGGGGGCAGTACCAGCTCAACTGCAGGAAGATTGTGCCGGTGGGAATCGGGCCGCTCGAACTGGCCTACCGCCAGTTGTACGAGAAACTCTCGGCCGAGGGGCTGTTTGCGGCCGAGCGGAAGCAGCCTCTCCCGCGCTTTGCCCAGAAGATCGGGATCGTGACCTCGCCGACGGGGGCGGCGATTCGGGATATCGTGCAGATTGCGCGGCGGCGGAACCGGTCGGTCGAGCTGATCCTCTATCCGGCGCAGGTGCAGGGGGAGGGGGCCGAGGCGACGATCGCGGCGGGCATTCGCTATTTCAACACGCGGGCGGATATCGACGTGCTCATCGTCGGGCGCGGCGGCGGCTCGCTGGAGGACCTGTGGCCGTTCAACACGGAGACCACGGTGCGGGCGATCGCCGGGTCGCGCATCCCGGTGATCTCGGCCGTCGGGCACGAGATCGATTTCACGCTGGCCGACTACGCCGCCGACATGCGGGCGCCGACCCCCTCGGCGGCGGCCGAGCTGGCCGTCTGGCCGGCCGAGGAGATGCGGCGGCTCGTGCGGCAGTTGGTGGTGCGGCAGGCGACGCTCCTGGGGGGGCAGGTGCGGGAGGCCCGGCGGCGGCTTGCAGGTTCGCTCTCGCGCCCGGTGCTCGCGCGGCCGATGGAGATGGTGTTCCACCGCCAGCAGCGCCTCGACCACGCCGCGGAACGGCTGGCGACGGCGGGAAAAAACAGTTTTGAAAAGTACAGAAACCGTCTATCTTTGGTCGTGACCCGGATGGACGCTCTGTCGCCGCTGGCTATTCTCGCCCGCGGGTATTCGGTCACGCGGCGGCTACCCGGCCAGACGATAGTTCGAAGTGCGGGGGAGACGGCGCCCGGCGACCGCCTGGAGACGCTCGTGGTCGACGGCGAGATCATTTCGGTCGTGCAGGAATGCAGGCGGAAACAGGATGACGAACAAGAAGAAGCCTAA
- a CDS encoding NAD(+)/NADH kinase: MRLGLFANVTRQGAREAIQTFVEWAQQARHEVVLSTDLAGYTGDHLTYLPRSDIAGYSNVIVSMGGDGTMLATARDIRDSGTPILGINLGSLGFLTQLTPKQLVAALDRIAAGEYLIEERMLLKTAVAGDHQPSWPYALNDIVVDKGAVSRLIELYFRVNGEDIVTYRADGIVIATPTGSTAYSLAVGGPILHPKMQGIVVAPISSFSLTTRPMLFSADDVLEVTVKSPDRVVSLTLDGQVMTELFDNSRVTITRAEFTLKFIVFPENSFYKVLRNKLHWGRPPRTGS; the protein is encoded by the coding sequence ATGAGACTCGGCCTGTTTGCCAATGTGACGCGCCAAGGGGCGAGGGAGGCGATTCAGACCTTTGTCGAGTGGGCCCAGCAGGCGCGGCACGAGGTGGTCCTGTCCACGGACCTGGCCGGGTACACGGGAGATCACCTGACCTATCTGCCGCGCAGTGACATCGCCGGATACTCCAACGTGATCGTGTCGATGGGCGGAGACGGGACGATGCTTGCCACGGCCCGGGACATCCGCGACAGCGGCACGCCCATTCTCGGAATCAATCTCGGGTCGCTCGGTTTTCTCACCCAGCTTACGCCCAAGCAGCTGGTGGCGGCCCTGGACCGGATCGCGGCCGGGGAGTACCTGATCGAAGAGCGCATGCTCCTGAAAACCGCGGTGGCCGGGGACCACCAGCCGAGCTGGCCCTACGCCCTCAACGACATCGTGGTCGACAAGGGCGCCGTGAGCCGCCTGATCGAGCTGTATTTCCGCGTCAACGGGGAGGACATTGTGACGTATCGGGCGGACGGAATCGTGATCGCGACGCCGACGGGATCGACGGCCTACAGCTTGGCGGTGGGAGGACCGATCCTGCACCCCAAAATGCAGGGTATTGTGGTGGCGCCGATCTCGTCCTTTTCGCTCACCACGCGGCCGATGCTCTTCTCCGCCGACGATGTGCTCGAGGTGACGGTGAAGTCGCCCGACCGGGTGGTGAGTCTGACGCTCGATGGGCAGGTCATGACCGAGTTGTTCGACAATTCGCGGGTGACGATCACACGGGCCGAGTTCACGCTGAAATTTATCGTGTTTCCGGAGAATTCTTTTTATAAGGTGTTGCGCAACAAGCTCCACTGGGGAAGACCGCCACGCACGGGATCATGA
- a CDS encoding 1-deoxy-D-xylulose-5-phosphate synthase: MKHLQNINCPADLKRLSMSELRELAEEIRQAIISSVSKTGGHLATNLGSVELTVALHYVLNLPHDRLIFDVSNQTYTHKILTGRRDRMDTLRQYKGLAGFAKREESEYDHFGAGHASTSISAALGFAAARDQKGEDRRVIAVIGDGAMTGGLAYEGLNNAGSLKKDLLVVLNDNTWSISKNVGAISRYFTSIMTDEKFNRLRNEIWELTGRFKRRDRIREAISRIEDSVLGLITPGMLFEKLGFRYFGPIDGHDLELLIKRLRDLQNIRGPLLLHVVTQKGRGFRPAEGDPSRFHGVGQFDKVTGKAAAKSAGLPTFTKVFGDTMVELGAKDRRVAAISAAMCDGTGLVDFAAAYPERFFDVGIAEEHAGTFAAGLAAEGIKPYLAIYSTFLQRTYDQVVHDIALQNLPVVMCLDRAGLVGNDGPTHHGVFDLCYLGSVPNVAVAAPKDGNELRAMLHYTAGHDLPGPVAIRYPRGAVPTAMRPEIDPLEWGKWEYVTPRREVAVLAVGTMVAQAQEAAARMREGADRVGIINARFVKPWDEAMLLEIADHARAIITMEEGQLRGGFGEAVGAFLLQRGWDGQFRALGIPDRFVTHGDREELLAEIGLDAEAVATLLENVAREQGHEHGRGILRKLGLRRAMRFGHARRKTEEEFSGAAEE, from the coding sequence ATGAAGCATCTGCAGAATATCAACTGCCCGGCGGATCTCAAGCGTCTGTCGATGAGCGAGCTGAGAGAGCTCGCCGAGGAGATCCGGCAGGCGATCATCTCCTCGGTGTCGAAGACGGGCGGGCATCTGGCGACGAATCTCGGGTCGGTGGAACTGACTGTGGCCCTGCACTACGTGCTGAACCTCCCCCACGACCGCCTCATTTTCGACGTGAGCAACCAGACCTACACGCACAAGATACTGACCGGGCGGCGCGACCGCATGGACACCCTCCGCCAGTACAAGGGGCTGGCCGGATTCGCCAAGCGGGAGGAGTCGGAGTATGATCACTTCGGGGCCGGCCATGCCTCGACTTCGATCTCAGCCGCCCTCGGGTTCGCGGCGGCGCGCGACCAGAAGGGCGAGGACCGTCGGGTGATCGCGGTGATCGGCGACGGGGCGATGACGGGAGGGCTGGCCTACGAGGGGCTCAACAACGCCGGATCGCTCAAGAAGGATCTGCTGGTCGTGCTCAACGACAACACCTGGTCGATCTCGAAGAACGTGGGGGCGATCTCGCGCTACTTCACGAGCATCATGACGGACGAGAAGTTCAACCGGCTGCGCAACGAAATCTGGGAACTGACCGGGCGGTTCAAGCGGCGCGACCGGATCCGCGAGGCCATTTCGCGGATCGAGGACTCCGTGCTCGGACTGATCACCCCGGGCATGCTCTTCGAAAAACTCGGCTTCCGCTATTTCGGGCCGATCGACGGCCACGACCTCGAACTGCTCATCAAGCGCCTGCGCGATCTCCAGAACATCCGCGGACCGCTCCTGTTGCACGTGGTGACGCAGAAGGGGCGGGGGTTCCGCCCGGCCGAGGGAGATCCCTCGCGGTTCCACGGGGTCGGGCAGTTCGACAAGGTGACGGGCAAGGCGGCGGCGAAATCGGCGGGCCTGCCGACGTTCACGAAGGTGTTCGGCGACACGATGGTCGAACTGGGGGCCAAAGACCGGCGGGTGGCGGCGATCAGCGCCGCCATGTGCGACGGGACGGGGCTGGTCGATTTTGCCGCCGCCTACCCCGAGCGGTTTTTCGATGTCGGGATCGCGGAGGAGCACGCCGGGACCTTCGCCGCCGGACTGGCCGCCGAGGGCATCAAGCCGTACCTCGCGATCTACTCGACCTTCCTGCAGCGCACTTACGATCAGGTGGTGCACGACATCGCCCTGCAAAACCTGCCGGTGGTCATGTGCCTCGACCGCGCCGGGCTGGTGGGAAACGACGGCCCCACGCACCACGGCGTGTTCGACCTGTGCTATCTCGGCTCGGTGCCCAATGTCGCGGTGGCGGCGCCGAAAGACGGGAACGAGCTCCGGGCGATGCTCCACTACACGGCCGGCCACGACCTGCCGGGGCCGGTGGCCATCCGCTACCCGCGCGGCGCCGTGCCGACCGCGATGCGCCCCGAAATCGACCCCCTCGAGTGGGGGAAGTGGGAGTACGTAACTCCCCGCCGCGAGGTGGCCGTGCTGGCGGTCGGGACTATGGTGGCGCAGGCGCAGGAGGCGGCGGCGAGGATGCGCGAGGGCGCTGACCGGGTGGGCATCATCAACGCCCGCTTCGTCAAACCGTGGGACGAAGCCATGCTGCTGGAGATCGCCGATCACGCGCGGGCGATCATCACCATGGAGGAGGGACAACTGCGGGGCGGGTTCGGCGAGGCGGTCGGCGCGTTCCTCCTCCAGCGCGGGTGGGACGGCCAGTTCCGCGCCCTCGGTATCCCCGACCGGTTTGTGACCCACGGGGACCGGGAGGAGCTCCTGGCCGAGATCGGGCTCGATGCGGAAGCGGTCGCGACCCTTCTGGAAAATGTCGCCCGGGAGCAGGGGCACGAGCACGGCCGGGGGATCCTTCGCAAACTCGGCCTGCGACGGGCGATGCGATTCGGGCACGCCCGCCGGAAGACCGAGGAGGAGTTCAGCGGGGCCGCCGAGGAGTGA
- a CDS encoding C40 family peptidase gives MRVTAILLLLYTGLLFGCAGYPRYTGGLVERPAEVGERQVDFTTAEYVRLGLIVQSFLGKPYAGASPYDPGIDCSLFIREVFEKYGRIKLPRTAEEQFAAGTQVHRNLLRYGDLVFFRTVPGQVSHVGVYLGNDDFIHASSSRGVIISSLREEYWARSYAGARRVLDSPKG, from the coding sequence ATGCGAGTTACCGCCATCTTGCTGCTGTTGTACACCGGGCTGCTGTTCGGCTGCGCCGGCTACCCGCGCTACACCGGGGGACTGGTGGAGCGGCCGGCCGAGGTGGGGGAACGCCAGGTGGATTTCACGACCGCGGAGTATGTCCGGCTCGGGCTGATTGTGCAGTCGTTCCTCGGCAAACCCTACGCCGGCGCCTCCCCCTACGATCCCGGCATCGACTGCTCGCTCTTCATTCGCGAGGTGTTCGAAAAGTACGGCCGGATCAAACTACCGCGGACGGCCGAGGAGCAGTTTGCGGCGGGGACACAGGTGCACCGGAATCTGCTGCGCTACGGCGACCTGGTCTTTTTCCGCACGGTGCCGGGACAGGTGTCGCACGTCGGGGTGTATCTCGGCAACGACGACTTCATCCACGCCTCGAGCTCGCGGGGCGTGATCATCAGCAGCCTTCGCGAAGAATACTGGGCCCGGTCGTACGCCGGCGCCCGGCGGGTTCTCGACTCGCCGAAGGGGTGA